GATCTGCTCAGATGATGAGAGAAAACTATAAGACAGAAAATATCTGAATGATGGTAGCTTGTATTTAATGAACATAGGTTAGGTCAAGACACAGGTATCAAagttttttcacccttttttaaCTAGTAGTTGCTCACACTTCTGAAGTTGatattttaaaacctgaatCCTACCATGCCAATGAGCTGGTTTAGAAATACTCAGAAGAGGACAAAATACATCTGTCTCCTCGTTGTGGATATTAAAGTAAATTTACGAACAAAGAACTGACGAATTCCCCTTTGCACCTAAAATATTGGAAAGCCttccaaaatcccctaaaattcATACCTCCACAGAGGTCTTCCACAGTAAATAGATCATCTTTGAAACTTTCCAGTCAAGGGGAACTATATAATCATCTGGCAACAAGGattctgcagaagaaaatattttttgcagttGAGTGTTCAGATTTCTCCACAGCCAAAATATATCACTGAACTATGATTTTTGCACatgttatttatataattttttttaaaaagcagatattCAAATGAGCCAGCAGTAAAATCAGAATTCACAATTTCTGGACTCTAAGGCCAGTGCACAAGAGGGGAAAGAGGGGGAAGGAGATTTGggtttcatttctttatttagaCAAAGACTTTCCTACCATACTTTCATTTCCCACACATACTCCCATAAAAATAGGcacacacaagaaaaataaagttttcagccattaaattaaatttaacttAACTGACaacctttaaaatttaaaatgctcgATTATAAGAATTTGTGCACTATCAGTAGAGAAGGTGTTTCCTAAAATGTTTAACTGTAACACTGTTTAAGAAGCTGAAAAGAGGTTCTTTATAGGAAAACTGTCTGAAATATATTCTGGTCTTATATAAGAATCATACAAGCAAGACATGTAATTAAGTCTTCCATTTATAAATAAAgacatttattcatttatttaccAAAAATTTCCcctccaaaataatttcaataaagACTGACTGCAATTCCAAGTGTTGTAAACTAATACCACTCAAATGTGTGCATCAATAAATAGTTGCCTGTCAATGTACTGTataccccaaaaaaaaaaaaaaaaagaaagcaggacaACTTTTGGAATTGTAGGAAAATAATAACAAAGGAGAACATGGTCAGTCAGGCACAGTTCTGGTGGGAAAACCCCAGCAGTCAGCAATCACAAGCTGGCAGAGCTCCCGAGAGATATTGGGGTGGATTTGTATTTCTTGAAGGTTATTTCCAAAGCAAACTCACCTAAACTCCAGAAAATGTCACCTGTTACTGACTCAGAGAAGAAGGACATTTGGTTCACTAACCTATTGAGTGTTTCTGAATGCCttgttattctttttctttcatggaAGATGCCTGTTTTCAAGTCATGGCCAACTCCCTCTAAGATTATGACATTTAAGATCACAAATACAAAGATTAACCAAGTTTGGAGAAGAAACATGTTTTGTATGTAACAGCTGAGGACATCAGCACTACTCCCTTTCTTAATTTCAGCTCTATATGGCAAGTTCTTTGGTGTGTGGTGCCAGATTTAGGTAAAGCAGTCCTTTAGGTCCCCCTTTAGGGACCTAAAGCCAAATAATGCTTCCTATGATTTGCATCACTGTTCTGGCAGGTGGCATTGCCgtcaattttaaaaaacaacaaagaatcCTGAGGTCAGTTTGAGCAGATAAAATGACAtaagctgctcctcagctgtcagattaaaattttcatatgaaaattCATGCTTAACTTTAaattctactgaaaaaaaaataaatgtaaaggTATACTGAAAAGCTGccctgtattttttaattctgtttgaTGGCTAAATGAAAGTTACAGTTTCTCCACTAATTTTGGACCCAAGAAGCTGAAAAACACTATGCACAGGAAATATGGCTCTTTCAGCAGATGTTCTAGGGTGACTTTCAAACAAAACTCTGTTGTTTTCACTGGTTACAGCTCTGTGGGATTACATTAGCCTGAAGTATACTGGGAAATGATGGCTGGCACATTCAATTCCTTTGAGGACTGCTCATCTTTTACCTGCTAACTTAGAAGTATTAAACTGAAAGTATAAAAATAAGACATCTGGAGCTCTGGAAGGTAAGTATACATCACCGGGACACTTATTAATCAGGCACACTTAAAAAGAAGACATTCACTATCAGAACACATCTTGTAAGCTTGATATTCAATTTCAAACTAAATTAGATTTTGGGGAAGTTTTTCAACAGCATCTAAGCCACATAAGAGTGTATGAAAactctattaaaataaaaaaaatgtcactATCTGGAATAGAAAACCAAATATGTAGCCTTTATATAAGTGCACGCATTTTGTACCACATTTTCATTTAGTTCCATAATCATCACAGTAAAATCTTACTGAGTAGGATGCATTAAAACATCATTTAGTTCTGTAATCAACACAGAAAAGTCTTACTAggatatattaaaaattcagcaaGCAAGGATTTAGTCAATTTTTGTTACTAAAAAGACTGCAAATACAAGGCCAAACCAAAAGCCCCTTTGACAGAGACTGAGGATTTTAGGTACAAACTAAAAACTATCACCAAAATAGCAGTGATTTGTTTCAACAGCATTAATATTTAACTAAGaactgtaataaaaattagtttttaacCATAgtcttttcatttgttttttggtttggagggagtgctttgttttttgtttgtggttttgaggggattgtgttttttttttattttacataggAGTAGTAAGAAAAGCATTATACCCAGTGGAAGACCTGGAGAACCAAAGAGCTGCACAAGTTGAAAAGCAAATCCTAATGATAAGGGAAGTCCcagaaaactgcatttcacATCTGCATCTTGATAATCTTCAAGTTGTGATGTCTTTGGTGGCTCAGAGTCATCTGCTCCATTAGCATTTTCACTGCAGCTTGCCAATGGAGTAGAATCTTCTAGATATTCAGAAACAACTTTAACAGAAGATAAATTATCTGGCTGGCCGTTTGTAACCGCTGAAGAAACATGTTCAACCTcatcttcttttttattaacTATCTGTTGTTGCTGAAGAGTTGTAGCTTGCACCTCCTTTGTTTTGGAATCTACCCAAACTCTGCAGGCATATTTTGATATAGGAGAACATTGTCCTGAATGAATGTAAGAAATATTATGTAACAGAGCACCTGCATCCGGAGTGGGTGAGGAATATTCCTGCAATGCATGGTCCTGTTCATGTGCTTCTTCACAGTTCTTGCTTAGAAAGTATTTTTGCCTCACttctaaaacattattttggGGAACATCTTCTCTTATCAGGATGTCCTCCCCTTCCTCTGTATGAGCAAAGATCTGTCTTGGTAGGTTAAACTTTGGTGCTAAGTTGACAATTCTCCTGTATCTCTTCCTCTTCAGTGTAATTGGTGTAGCATAATTTATTGGCATATCTGCTTCACTCGAACCCTGCATGAAGGCAGCCCTGGCTTCCACTAGGGAATCAAAGTGCACTTCACCAGTTGGAGATGCGGACACACCATTGCTTATTACATTGCCAACTTCCTCAGTTTCTGTTTCATGATAGTTTTCCTTTACCAATTCCTCATTTGACTGATAGCAGTTTAGCTCTGCTGAACTGTTTGTGTGAGTCTGTTCAGGTTTCCTCACTTTTTGAGATCTTTGTTCACTTACACATTTATCCTCAGagcaaggagagagagaaacttGAGTATTGAAGCCCATCTGCCACTCCTCAGTAGAtatattaattgaaaaaaaagcccaggCATTTGACCTagtttcttctgcttttaaaggACATTTGCCGTCTGTGTTATCAGGCACATTATCAAGTACATTTGAATTGCAACACTGagagatttcattttcttcactgtttaAACTTACCAGCTTCGCTTCCAAGTCAGGTTCACATGTAATTTGACATGATCccagtttgttttctgtggttaGCAATGACATATCATAGTCTTCAGAAATGCCTTCTGTTTCCTGGATGGAATTTTCATCATTGCTTATTGCTAGGAAACTGCAGAGATTGTgcctttgctttgtttcctcaTCATCTAATGCATTTTTGGTTAGGTTTTCAGTACAAAAAGGTTTTACATCTCTTAAAAGCAAACTGTCACTTTCTACAGGCAATTCATTTTTCCATGCACTATTTGACATCACTGAGACCTCAGGCACAGTGACCAGAAAACTCTCTCTTGAAACTCCTGCGGCTTCTTTTAGGCTTTCATCACTACTCTTAGGCTGCTCTTCACAAATTGTTACTGGATCCTCTGGGCCTTTGCTGAATGTACAcaatgattttttgttttcttctcccaggtCATCCTCTTCGCTTTCTGATCCATCATGGTCACCTGGAATTGGATGATGAGCTACTCCACATAACATTTTCTTCGTAATTTCTGCACGATTACTTTTcattgttttgcttctttttctctttttcttctgctttgcttttattaaCAGGTATCCGGGGTTCTTGCTTAAAATTGTCTCCCTATGTGAAAACAAAGAAGATCAAAtgtaaaacccccaaaaaataaaaaaaccaagccCCCACTAAGTTAGAGCAATAATGTATTCACCATGATCAAGCTGAAGAATAGGTACTTTATGTTATTATGATGATCAAACACAGACTATCTGCATTTTTCAACTGATAATATCTCAGATAACACCTTCTATTGGTTAAACAAATGCTTAATCAATACAATTTGATCATGTTCAATGATCCTGTTCAATCCTGAACATTTAAATCCATTTAAGTGAACCCAGCTGCCGTCTCAATAACTTTGCTTTACAAAAAGTATCACAAACCATCATTAGACCAAACATTGTGTTTCTGGAAACACAGTGCCTTTCTAGCATGATGTTTGAATAATAGATCCTGAAAAGCTGGTGCTATTCTGAAATTTCAGTAAATGCCATGTGGAGCTGAAAGGTACAAAGTAAAGGATAATGTCATCCATTTACATCAAATACTCAATTTCAAAACATACTAACCAAAATCCAAATAATGTAAAGTTACAGTGACTACAGCAACTCTGATATTTACTGCTCAGTATATGAAGTGTTGAATCATAcatatttggaagaaatatttcataCTTTATTACCAACAAAATAATACAAGTGGAAAAATGAAGATGCTGTAGGAAAAATTACATGTTTACAGTTAATTTTGTAGCTCTTTTCAGAACatcttatttattttgtctgaatttctcatcaaatttaaaagaaagcaacCCCGACTTCTCTGAAATCTTGACTTTGGCCCATCAACCAGCTAatcctgaaatgaaaacttgTAAGAAAAACCCAGTCTAGGATTCCGTCCAGAAACCTAATATCTCCCTTTTCAGTTCTTCAGAGAGATGAGGTTTTCAGAGCTAAGTTTGATTGATAAATCTCTGTACCAAAGACCTGTTCCTTTTCTGTAATTCTTCACTTTTCTGAAAGCCTTTGTTTGGGATGGTACTTCACATAACACACTAAAGCAAAGCAGAAGCTAGAATTATAGGGTAAAATTAGTTGATTTTGGGGAATGTGTATGTAAAATTACCTGCTTTATTAAATGCTGTATTCTGAAATCTTGAGagaaacaatacaaaacaaaccataaaaGGGTGACTGTCAATGTAGAGGGAAAACTGATCACTAGGAGGCAGCCTGGGACCTAATGGGAATCCTATGGGAATCTATCCTTACTCTTTATTAATTCTTAAATTTATTCACTGTTAGTCTCTTATAAGTTTTTCCTTAATTTGAACTCTACAACACAAACCTTCCTAATTCTCTGAGTGCAAAGGACAGCAGCAACAGCCTTCTCAGCATAGCAATGAAGTTTGTTGACTGCAACAGGATTCAAAAGTCTTAGTGCCTTGATATTGCTGCAAGGGGCACTACAGATCTCCATAGCGatccaaaattttatttctctataaCAGCATCCAGATAAGAAATCCTACtaagaaatgggattttcttCAACTGTTGGCATTTAAGTCCAAATGGTACTTTTCTCCAAGTAATGAAAACTGACTTATCCTTTTCCAGATCTGTATATTTTTGATACAGTGCCTTATGGTAATGAAGTAATGGAAACTGACTTCTCCTTTTCAAGATCTCTGTATTTTTGATACAGTGCCCTGTGGTTTACATGGGAATGTCCAAACCATGGTGAATTCTGTTCACAATACACTCCATAGTCAACAACATGTCTCCTCCTATCTCTCCAGAAAAAGAGACATAGGATACCAAAGTTAAAGGATTGAATAGATCTTATTTGTCTATTAAAACAAATGATATCAAAGTGAAGTACCTGAAATTGTAGCTGGAGAGATTACTTTCTTACATATACCCCACTTATGCAGAAATCATATACTAATCCACAATTATATCTTAAATCTTGACATTAACTTTCTACTTTGGTGAAGAAAATTCATAACTTGAAAATTCTCTGGAGTTTTCAGATTCATAAACCCCTTACCAGTGAAATGTCCcaattttaactgtttttaatGTAGTGGGGAATTAAACATCAGACCTGTGCACTAATTACAAGAAGAATTTACTGTTGTACCTAAAAGTCCTTGTGCTGCCAGAACAACTGCATAAATGACAATCAAAGTATCCATGtcagcactggcacaggaaaGCAATGAATTTCTCAACCCTTGATATTATTGTAGCTAAACTTTGCTTATCACTTCTCCCAGATGTGAATTTGTACTTGTGCTGCTGGAAATTAACTTCCCTAATACTGGTGCAAGCATGTTTCTGATGTCTATCCCCTGACACATCTGACAACACTTTCAGGACAGTGCTGACAGAAACTTTCTTAAGCTGGGATGTTGCATCAAAGGGTATTGCAGAAATGAGGGGGAAAGTCTTAAAGGTCTGCACACTTTCTTAGTCTCCTTACTATTAATTCTGAATCAGGAAGGAAAATCCCAGCAGATGGGATTCACTTTAGAATGCAAGAAAAAACCACATCCaccaaaaaatgggaaaagaatcCCTTGGATGATCCAGAAAAAGTAACAGCTATAACTGCATTGAAATTGTTGCATGTCAAAGTAAGAACAAATGCAAATGTTGATCCAGGATGATGATTTAGCATATCTGGATATGACCATGAATAGTGATATTCAACATTTAATCATAAATACAACTATGtaatttctgtgctttggaaATATGGAGGTTTTATAACAGTTCAAGGAAATTAGTTTTCTAAAGATCTGAATTTCCTAAAGAAAGGactaaagcaaaaaagaaagtgatGAACTATTAAATGtagaataataaaatgtattataCTTCATGGTTCCAGGTAACTTTTGTATTTCAATTAATTCTAAGAAAATACTACTCCAAGGAAATATTCTAATGCACTGTGATGGCATAGCTAAAATTTCCTGCTTAGGGTATAACCTCATATCATGTTAAAGTTTTTGCATTCACTTAAGCAGATTGTCTACTAGTTTTCATAAGATTAATATAGCTTCTCCTCTTTTAGTCCACCTACATGCCTTTTGAGAGTTTCTCCTACTGTAAAACCATATGGCACACAACCACTGAGAAAATGCAAGAACCAGCATGGATACAGACTTCTCTTTTTTACAGAGACATTTGCTGGTGAGCTGTTATTAAAGGCTTACAACTcatgcaaaaaggaaaagaaaaaaggtgctATTTCAGCTGGTATTTAAATTTTGCTACATATTATGCATTTAGAAACCTGgttagtaataaaaaaaacctgaaaaaatataATGGTATCTTCATTGAAATAGGAATTCCCCTTCTGTAACACTTTTAAATTTCTCAGCCTACTGTTTAGACCATACTAAAAGCTTTTTGCCATAACTTTGTTACATATGACTTTAAGGTTGTACCCTACTGCTCAAAGTAGCACTGACCAGCTTGATTGAGAGTCTGTGCTCAGACAACACTTTCAACTGGAGAAACAAATGCACTTTCACTGAAGTAGAACACACTAACTAATTAATCTAAAGCAATTAGTCccattttgctgaaaaatggcaaaaccaAAAGACTGACTTATTTGCAGTTGTACAGACTTCACCTCCAGCATGCATCTAAGCTGATGTCTGCTTGATATAGAAACATGCCTGCAGTCACTGCTGTAATGAATCATAGagtcatttaggttggaaaaagtatctgagatcattgagtccaaccattaactcagtccatcactaaaccatgtccccaggtgccacatttACATGTCTATTAAATACCcctagggatggtgactctaccatttccctgggcagcctgttccagtgcttgacaaccagtaaagaaatgtttcctaatcATCAGGCAAGATGGAGAtaaatttaaaatccatttctgaATGACATTTAGCAATGAGGTACATGGTCTTTCAGAAATGTATGCCATCATTAATCTCCAAAGTCTCTGGACTGTGTTTTCAACATAAAAATTACAGCAGAGCAGCTTGCCTAAGATGGCATTTACTGGGACACACTTCACGTTCCCCATCTGGTAAGTCCAAGTACATTCTTGAATTCCTTATGACCTAATTTTGCTTCAGAAACAACTAAAAATTGAAGTTATAattttggaatgaaaaaaaaaaagccaaggtACCAGCCTTTTTGTTACATATCTTGCCCTTAGCACTGAAATGAGTGATAAAGATCTAGTTCTACAAACCAAATGGAAAATTGCTTTATATTATCAGGTGATCAAGcacctggaaaaaaacacaaaacttgCCAGCATTACTGGGTTTCCTGAAAGCTGAAATGCCATTAGACAGCTGAGTATTCAACTTAGCACTTTGCTGCTGAAGAAACAGTCTTTGTCACCAGATGATACCCTTGCACTTCCACTATGGTCTTTTGCTGGCTCTACCACTCTCCTTGTGGGTGGATTCACCTGCCTTGACCctgcatcaaaagaaaataagtacaTACTTTGTTGTTATGCTTATGTAACTCTCCAAagcaagaagtaaaaaaaaggGTCTAGCTAAGACAAAGAAGTGGCTGGTGGGAACATGTGGGTACCTTCAGCAGCACCATATCAGGCTGCCTCACAGCAAGAAAATTCACCATAAATTATTTGTAAGAAATGTTTACACATTAGTGTTGCAAATTAATTCTCTCTGCCCCAAATCAGTAAAGAGCCTACTAACTGAATTAAATCTGAAGTAACTCAGTACTTACTGTTCTTTTGTCTCTCAACAGCATTGCCACTGGTGGTGAGATTTAAGTACCTTTATAAAATAAACTAATCTATCACAATGCTCAAAAAGCTGGTCCAATCTTTATACAGGAGTGATGTATATACAGTTCTGTGAAATGTATTATCAGTCAGACTGCTGTCCTGTTATAGTCCAGACACAAAAGACCTTGATCTAGACAGTACACAGAGAATAGCATACAATTGGTCTCATTAAAGCATGCCTTTAGAAGCTGTTCATTTAATCAAATACATGGCAAAGTGCAAGCACTTTGCTTTCCAAggttaaaaacccaaacaacacacCCACCAAAATCCCCATGTTCCTGAGGTAACAGCAATTCAGTTTCAAACGGCAGTCCATTTACTCCATAGAAATCTCAGGTGAGATGACTATACTGATCTTTGTCCTGCCTAGTTCATTTGTAAGTCATTAAATATCTTATAAGTCATTAATATCTTATGATTTAAATGTCCTAATTTGGCTCCTTAGTCATAGACTATGTTGATCAACATTAAAGAAATCAATCCTGAATATACTGTTTAAAACATATGTGTTCTGAATATACTTGTGCCTACTATGAAACATCTACTTTCTGAACAAGTGAAAAACAAGCTGTTTCAACCTCTTCTAGATGCCATAAATATCTCATCTTTCACAATTCgaaactgagaaaagaaacaaaacaactccCCCTGAAATAGACGGACTGATGGATGGCAACAGATGGAGAAGAGGTGCCAATTTTTTCTTTGACTGAATTTTTCTGCACTATTAAGTATGACTTTGTGTTAAAAAGCAGGTTAAggcgaaaaaaaaaaaggacaacatGAAACACTCCAAGTGATCTAATTACATCTTAAGGGGATGAACTTAATACAGAGAAAGAACCCTGCAGTTTCACCATCATCCCCATGAAAGCTCAGAGGATCAGTTTTGAGTTTTGGCAATATTTAGTCCTTTGAAGAGAACATGATAGGCACCAATGCCAATGTTATGCACTACAAATACAGTACCAGTCATCTTGTCATGCACTCTAAAGTTACTGTTCAaatcaagaaataaatattttaaccagaaaataaaaagacccACACACTCTGATACATCATCCTAGCACCTGAACACAGATGACAGACATCATAACAGGATGTAAAGATAAGCAAGTACAACAACAgggttttaaaagtaaaaatgagatttaaagGGGGAAGTGTTGACCTTTCTTACCAATGCACATTCACAcg
This sequence is a window from Vidua chalybeata isolate OUT-0048 chromosome 2, bVidCha1 merged haplotype, whole genome shotgun sequence. Protein-coding genes within it:
- the N4BP2L1 gene encoding NEDD4-binding protein 2-like 1 isoform X1, whose translation is MGFNTQVSLSPCSEDKCVSEQRSQKVRKPEQTHTNSSAELNCYQSNEELVKENYHETETEEVGNVISNGVSASPTGEVHFDSLVEARAAFMQGSSEADMPINYATPITLKRKRYRRIVNLAPKFNLPRQIFAHTEEGEDILIREDVPQNNVLEVRQKYFLSKNCEEAHEQDHALQEYSSPTPDAGALLHNISYIHSGQCSPISKYACRVWVDSKTKEVQATTLQQQQIVNKKEDEVEHVSSAVTNGQPDNLSSVKVVSEYLEDSTPLASCSENANGADDSEPPKTSQLEDYQDADVKCSFLGLPLSLGFAFQLVQLFGSPGLPLESLLPDDYIVPLDWKVSKMIYLLWKTSVEEKQKTNGLQKEDGLTNDFINLEDINKNHQENQDSSETLSDMELCQDVIEKNIITCTGCLDAAFHQS
- the N4BP2L1 gene encoding NEDD4-binding protein 2-like 1 isoform X2 → MGFNTQVSLSPCSEDKCVSEQRSQKVRKPEQTHTNSSAELNCYQSNEELVKENYHETETEEVGNVISNGVSASPTGEVHFDSLVEARAAFMQGSSEADMPINYATPITLKRKRYRRIVNLAPKFNLPRQIFAHTEEGEDILIREDVPQNNVLEVRQKYFLSKNCEEAHEQDHALQEYSSPTPDAESLLPDDYIVPLDWKVSKMIYLLWKTSVEEKQKTNGLQKEDGLTNDFINLEDINKNHQENQDSSETLSDMELCQDVIEKNIITCTGCLDAAFHQS
- the LOC128783746 gene encoding uncharacterized protein LOC128783746; this encodes MTKETILSKNPGYLLIKAKQKKKRKRSKTMKSNRAEITKKMLCGVAHHPIPGDHDGSESEEDDLGEENKKSLCTFSKGPEDPVTICEEQPKSSDESLKEAAGVSRESFLVTVPEVSVMSNSAWKNELPVESDSLLLRDVKPFCTENLTKNALDDEETKQRHNLCSFLAISNDENSIQETEGISEDYDMSLLTTENKLGSCQITCEPDLEAKLTANVL